The Chloroflexota bacterium DNA window AGGGACTCAATCACGGGCAAATCCCACCATAGGGTTGTGCGCTGCCCAAATACGGCACCCACCCGCGAGACATATTTCTGGCGATCTCGCCACGGGAGCAGACCCATCACCGAGAGTTCGCCGCCCGTCGGGACCAGCAATCCGGTTAACATTTTGATCGTGGTGGATTTTCCGGCTCCATTCGGCCCGATATAGCCCACCAGTTCACCGGGCTGAATTTCAAAGCTGAGGCCATCTACAGCTTGCACCAGGTTGTACTGCCGCGTAAATAGGTTGCGCAGCGCGCCCATCGCCCCGCGGTGATGTTGGAAAACCTTGAAGTGCTTGGCGAGATTTTTTACTCGAATGATTGACATATTAAGTGCCTGTACTCTGATAATAACGAATCCCGAAGCGCCAAAAGGCCAGCGCCGTCATTAGCACGCTCAGGCCAGCCAGCGGAGCCAACCAGGGGGCAAAGGCG harbors:
- a CDS encoding ATP-binding cassette domain-containing protein, which encodes MSIIRVKNLAKHFKVFQHHRGAMGALRNLFTRQYNLVQAVDGLSFEIQPGELVGYIGPNGAGKSTTIKMLTGLLVPTGGELSVMGLLPWRDRQKYVSRVGAVFGQRTTLWWDLPVIESL